A window of Diospyros lotus cultivar Yz01 chromosome 14, ASM1463336v1, whole genome shotgun sequence contains these coding sequences:
- the LOC127790668 gene encoding L-2-hydroxyglutarate dehydrogenase, mitochondrial isoform X3, producing the protein MAMKSATEATMMRLRLTRIITSATRATTSNTNRRLLSAKNLSSQSNKNGGEEGSVARERVDCLVIGAGVVGLAVARELAAKKRRKVILVDSAPTFGTGTSSRNSEVIHAGIYYPPSSFKALFCVRGRELLYSYCREHDIPHKQIGKLIVATGSSEIPKLNSIMNRGIENGVDGLRMIEGYEALRIEPELQCSKALLSPVSGIIDTHSLMLTLVGEAEGYGTTLSYNTAVVGGHLEGNHLCVHISESKALENWDGKFPLQPELVLIPKLVVNSTGLGAPSLAKRFSGIDTALIPTSYYARGCYFTLANTKGPPFRHLIYPIPEDGGLGVHVTLDLNGQVKFGPDVEWINGGSDTSILLNKFGP; encoded by the exons ATGGCGATGAAGTCCGCCACCGAAGCCACGATGATGCGCCTGAGACTGACGAGGATTATAACGTCGGCGACGAGGGCAACTACTAGCAACACCAATCGCAGGCTACTATCGGCGAAGAATCTGAGCAGCCAAAGCAATAAAAATGGCGGAGAAGAAGGATCGGTGGCGAGGGAGCGAGTGGATTGCTTGGTGATAGGGGCGGGAGTGGTGGGGCTCGCCGTGGCGCGGGAACTGGCCGCCAAGAAACGAAGGAAGGTGATCCTCGTCGATTCCGCTCCGACCTTCGGCACCGGCACCAGCTCTCGCAACAGTGAAGTCATCCATGCCGGCATTTACTACCCTCCCTCTTCTTTCAAG GCACTTTTTTGTGTCAGGGGAAGAGAATTGCTGTACAGTTATTGCAGAGAACATGATATTCCTCATAAACAGATTGGTAAGCTCATAGTTGCTACTGGATCTTCAGAGATTCCAAAGTTGAACAGCATAATGAATCGTGGGATTGAAAATGGGGTTGATGGTCTAAGGATGATCGAAGGTTATGAAGCCCTGAGAATTGAGCCCGAACTGCAATGTTCGAAAGCTTTATTATCTCCTGTGTCAGGAATAATTGATACCCATTCCCTGATGCTGACTTTAGTG GGAGAAGCAGAGGGCTATGGAACAACTTTGTCTTACAACACTGCCGTGGTTGGTGGTCACCTTGAAGGAAATCATCTTTGCGTTCATATTTCTGAAAGCAAGGCTCTTGAGAACTGGGATGGGAAATTTCCCCTGCAGCCAGAGCTTGTACTTATTCCTAAGCTTGTAGTGAACTCTACAGGCTTGGGTGCACCATCCCTTGCAAAGCGATTTAGCGGCATAGATACTGCACTCATTCCCACTTCATATTATGCTCGTGGTTGCTACTTCACTCTAGCAAATACTAAAGGTCCTCCATTTAGACATTTGATTTATCCTATACCCGAGGATGGTGGCTTGGGTGTGCATGTTACCCTGGATTTGAATGGCCAAGTGAAATTTGGCCCTGATGTTGAATGGATTAATGGTGGCAGTGATACTTCAATTTTACTGAACAA